From the genome of Pelobates fuscus isolate aPelFus1 chromosome 6, aPelFus1.pri, whole genome shotgun sequence, one region includes:
- the EREG gene encoding proepiregulin isoform X2 encodes MNWSTKSSLLTLFSFFLLQAVCGTTVVPLCNSDGSLENCTTAMIKTNSSPRAVAARVGACVGEMEKFCWNGQCMYFIDLDEHYCRCDKGYTGTRCTHSELVHQPLSEEYLALTIFLTVMLLLAVAVAAFFAYKWYKNKKLRQPIKEYKEVNTQNI; translated from the exons ATGAATTGGAGTACTAAGTCTAGTTTACTGACACTTTTCA gttttttCCTGCTACAAGCAGTTTGTGGAactactgtggtgcctttatgtaattctgatggatctttggAGAACTGCACAACCGCTATGA tAAAAACAAACAGCAGTCCACGTGCAGTAGCAGCAAGAGTAGGAGCATGTGTAGGAGAAATGGAAAAGTTTTGCTGGAATGGCCAGTGCATGTACTTTATCGATCTAGACGAACATTATTGCCG GTGTGATAAAGGTTATACTGGCACACGCTGTACCCACTCAGAACTTGTCCATCAGCCACTAAGTGAAGAATATTTGGCTCTCACAATCTTTTTAACAGTAATGCTTCTTTTAGCAGTTGCTGTGGCAGCATTTTTTGCATATAAATG gTATAAAAATAAGAAACTAAGGCAGCCAATCAAGGAATACAAAGAAGtcaatacacaaaatatatag
- the EREG gene encoding proepiregulin isoform X1 — translation MNWSTKSSLLTLFIYFTGFFLLQAVCGTTVVPLCNSDGSLENCTTAMIKTNSSPRAVAARVGACVGEMEKFCWNGQCMYFIDLDEHYCRCDKGYTGTRCTHSELVHQPLSEEYLALTIFLTVMLLLAVAVAAFFAYKWYKNKKLRQPIKEYKEVNTQNI, via the exons ATGAATTGGAGTACTAAGTCTAGTTTACTGACACTTTTCA tttattttacaggttttttCCTGCTACAAGCAGTTTGTGGAactactgtggtgcctttatgtaattctgatggatctttggAGAACTGCACAACCGCTATGA tAAAAACAAACAGCAGTCCACGTGCAGTAGCAGCAAGAGTAGGAGCATGTGTAGGAGAAATGGAAAAGTTTTGCTGGAATGGCCAGTGCATGTACTTTATCGATCTAGACGAACATTATTGCCG GTGTGATAAAGGTTATACTGGCACACGCTGTACCCACTCAGAACTTGTCCATCAGCCACTAAGTGAAGAATATTTGGCTCTCACAATCTTTTTAACAGTAATGCTTCTTTTAGCAGTTGCTGTGGCAGCATTTTTTGCATATAAATG gTATAAAAATAAGAAACTAAGGCAGCCAATCAAGGAATACAAAGAAGtcaatacacaaaatatatag